The following are encoded together in the Peromyscus maniculatus bairdii isolate BWxNUB_F1_BW_parent chromosome 22, HU_Pman_BW_mat_3.1, whole genome shotgun sequence genome:
- the LOC121825018 gene encoding nuclear receptor subfamily 2 group C member 2: protein MTSPSPRIQIISTDSAVASPQRIQIVTDQQTGQKIQIVTAVDASGSSKQQFILTSPDGAGTGKVILASPETSSAKQLIFTTSDNLVPGRIQIVTDSASVERLLGKADVQRPQVVEYCVVCGDKASGRHYGAVSCEGCKGFFKRSVRKNLTYSCRSSQDCIINKHHRNRCQFCRLKKCLEMGMKMESVQSERKPFDVQREKPSNCAASTEKIYIWKDLRSPLIATPTFVADKDGARQTGLLDPGMLVNIQQPLIREDGTVLLATDSKAETSQGALGTLANVVTSLANLSESLNNGDTSEMQPEDQSASEITRAFDTLAKALNTTDSASPPSLADSMDASGGGSIHVISRDQSTPIIEVEGPLLSDTHVTFKLTMPSPMPEYLNVHYICESASRLLFLSMHWARSIPAFQALGQDCNTSLVRACWNELFTLGLAQCAQVMSLSTILAAIVNHLQNSIQEDKLSGDRIKQVMEHIWKLQEFCNSMAKLDIDGYEYAYLKAIVLFSPDHPGLTGTNQIEKFQEKAQMELQDYVQKTYSEDTYRLARILVRLPALRLMSSNITEELFFTGLIGNVSIDSIIPYILKMETAEYNGQITGASL, encoded by the coding sequence ATGACCAGCCCCTCCCCGCGCATCCAGATAATTTCCACCGACTCTGCGGTAGCCTCACCTCAGCGCATTCAGATTGTAACAGACCAGCAGACAGGACAGAAGATCCAGATAGTCACCGCAGTGGACGCCTCTGGGTCTTCCAAACAGCAGTTCATCCTGACCAGCCCAGATGGAGCTGGAACTGGGAAGGTGATCCTGGCGTCTCCAGAGACATCCAGTGCCAAACAGCTCATATTCACCACCTCGGACAACCTTGTCCCTGGCAGGATCCAGATCGTCACGGATTCTGCTTCTGTGGAGCGTTTGCTGGGGAAGGCAGACGTCCAGCGGCCCCAGGTGGTGGAGTACTGTGTGGTCTGTGGTGACAAAGCCTCTGGCCGTCACTATGGGGCTGTCAGTTGTGAAGGTTGCAAAGGTTTCTTCAAAAGGAGCGTGAGGAAGAATCTGACCTACAGCTGCCGGAGCAGCCAAGACTGCATCATCAACAAGCATCACCGAAACCGCTGCCAGTTCTGCAGGCTGAAAAAGTGCCTGGAGATGGGCATGAAAATGGAATCTGTACAAAGTGAACGGAAGCCCTTTGATGTGCAACGGGAGAAACCAAGCAATTGTGCTGCTTCGACTGAGAAGATCTATATCTGGAAAGACCTGAGAAGTCCTCTGATAGCCACTCCCACATTTGTGGCAGACAAGGATGGAGCAAGACAAACAGGTCTTCTTGATCCAGGGATGCTTGTGAACATCCAGCAGCCTTTGATTCGTGAAGATGGTACGGTTCTCCTGGCCACGGATTCCAAGGCTGAAACAAGTCAAGGAGCTCTGGGTACACTGGCAAATGTAGTGACCTCTCTGGCCAATCTGAGTGAATCTTTGAACAATGGTGACACTTCAGAAATGCAGCCAGAGGACCAATCTGCAAGTGAGATTACTCGGGCATTCGACACCTTAGCTAAAGCACTTAATACCACAGATAGTGCTTCACCTCCCAGCCTGGCAGATAGCATGGATGCTAGTGGAGGAGGGAGCATCCATGTCATCAGCAGAGACCAGTCAACACCCATCATTGAAGTTGAAGGCCCCCTCCTTTCAGATACACACGTCACATTTAAGCTTACGATGCCCAGCCCTATGCCAGAGTACCTCAATGTGCATTACATCTGCGAGTCTGCATCCCGCCTGCTTTTCCTCTCCATGCACTGGGCAAGGTCAATCCCAGCCTTCCAGGCACTTGGACAGGACTGCAATACCAGCCTGGTACGGGCCTGCTGGAATGAGCTCTTCACTCTTGGCCTGGCCCAGTGCGCCCAGGTCATGAGTCTCTCCACCATCCTGGCAGCCATTGTTAACCATCTGCAGAACAGCATCCAGGAAGATAAGCTTTCTGGTGACCGGATAAAGCAAGTCATGGAGCACATCTGGAAGCTGCAGGAGTTCTGTAACAGCATGGCGAAACTGGATATAGACGGCTATGAGTACGCATACCTTAAAGCTATAGTTCTCTTTAGCCCCGATCATCCAGGTTTGACAGGCACAAACCAGATTGAGAAATTTCAGGAGAAGGCACAGATGGAGCTACAGGACTATGTGCAGAAAACCTACTCAGAAGACACATACAGATTGGCCAGGATCCTTGTCCGCCTGCCAGCACTCAGGCTCATGAGCTCCAACATAACAGAGGAACTTTTTTTTACTGGTCTCATTGGCAATGTTTCAATAGACAGCATAATTCCCTACATCCTCAAGATGGAGACAGCAGAATATAATGGCCAGATCACCGGAGCCAGTCTATAG